The proteins below are encoded in one region of Patescibacteria group bacterium:
- a CDS encoding DUF167 domain-containing protein, whose amino-acid sequence MKILVKVKPGVKKNEVMKIGECEYVVFTNAPAKQGKANQAVIKLLSEYFKIPASRISIAIGHKTKSKIIEIN is encoded by the coding sequence ATGAAAATACTGGTAAAAGTTAAGCCCGGCGTGAAAAAAAATGAAGTTATGAAAATAGGCGAATGCGAATATGTGGTTTTTACCAATGCGCCGGCTAAACAAGGCAAAGCCAATCAAGCGGTTATAAAATTATTAAGCGAATATTTTAAAATTCCAGCATCAAGGATATCTATTGCAATCGGTCATAAAACTAAAAGTAAAATTATAGAAATTAATTAA
- a CDS encoding DedA family protein, producing MIATLITFLANIIIQVISSIGYAGIYLLMLLESCGFLIPSEIIMPFSGFLVATGKLNFWLVIFLGTLGNLSGSLLAYWISIKGGRPLVEKFGKYILISKHDLDVADNWFKKRGKLTVFIGRCLPIVRTYISFPAGVAKMNVFQFSFYTFIGAALWSILFTWLGVKLQNNWELINVKLHEFNLIIAILVVLFIALYIWRHIKHNKS from the coding sequence ATGATCGCTACTCTTATAACTTTTTTAGCCAATATCATTATCCAGGTCATTAGCTCAATCGGTTATGCCGGCATATATTTATTAATGCTGCTCGAAAGCTGCGGATTTTTAATTCCTTCCGAAATAATTATGCCCTTCTCGGGGTTTTTAGTGGCGACGGGGAAATTAAATTTTTGGTTAGTTATTTTTTTGGGAACATTGGGCAATCTTTCCGGTTCGCTTCTCGCCTACTGGATTAGTATTAAGGGTGGACGGCCCTTAGTTGAAAAATTTGGTAAATATATATTAATTTCAAAACACGACCTAGATGTAGCTGACAATTGGTTTAAAAAACGCGGCAAATTAACCGTCTTTATAGGCCGCTGCCTGCCGATTGTTAGAACATACATCTCTTTTCCTGCCGGAGTGGCAAAAATGAATGTTTTTCAGTTTTCGTTCTATACCTTTATCGGCGCAGCTTTATGGTCAATTTTATTTACTTGGTTAGGCGTTAAATTGCAAAATAATTGGGAATTAATTAACGTAAAGCTACATGAGTTTAATCTGATTATTGCGATTTTGGTAGTGCTTTTTATCGCCCTTTATATTTGGCGGCACATCAAACATAATAAATCTTAA
- the ppdK gene encoding pyruvate, phosphate dikinase → MAKKRTQKLVYYFGDRETEGNITMKDTLGGKGAGLADMAKAGVPVPPGFTITTEVCNYFYDHNNKLPSELDKQIKSALKKIEKSVNKKLGDSKNPLLVSVRSGARFSMPGMMDTILNLGLNDENVVNLIKTTKNPRFVYDTYRRFIQMFGNVVLGIAKEQFEEILTEIKEKRNIKYDFDLREDDLKEIISQYKKLIREITKHDLPVDAYQQLKMARDAVFKSWNNPRAQTYRRLNKISDDLGTAVNIQVMVFGNMGNDCATGVGFTRNPATGENQFYGEYLINAQGEDVVAGVRTPQPIASLAKDMPLVYRQLKTITKRLEKHYKDVQDFEFTVEKNKLYILQTRTGKRTARAAIKNAVDMVKEKMISKEVAILRVEPEQINQLLHPILDPKIKSQAIGRGLPASPGAAVGHVVFSSEEATALGVDKPVILVRTETCPDDIHGMEVAQGVLTARGGMTSHAAVVARGMGRCCVVGCEELKVDEKNKKFHLGKNIVNEGDWLTLDGNTGQIILGKVATVQPTLSGEFGQLMKWVDEIKQLKVRANADMPRDAKMARIFGAEGIGLCRTEHMFFDKDRLPYIQEMIIADTEETRRAALNKLLPFQKEDFKELFKEMRGYPVTVRTLDPPLHEFLPKDQKEAKELSEKIKISEEKIWAKAQELHEFNPMLGHRGCRLGITYPEITEMQVRAIISAACELKKENIKVVPEIMIPLVGNVNELKNQKDVVKKIAAEVMKQYKTKIEYLVGTMIEVPRAAVTADQIAQEADFFSFGTNDLTQMGMGFSRDDSGKFIKVYLNKKIIAADPFQSLDQEGIGQLVKIGINKGRSVKKGLKIGICGEHGGDSASIGFCYEAGMNYVSCSPYRVPIARIAAAQAVVKRKLKIEHTSK, encoded by the coding sequence ATGGCAAAAAAAAGAACGCAGAAATTGGTTTATTATTTTGGCGATCGTGAAACTGAAGGTAATATAACAATGAAAGACACGTTGGGAGGCAAGGGCGCGGGGTTAGCTGATATGGCCAAGGCTGGAGTACCGGTGCCGCCTGGTTTTACGATTACTACCGAGGTTTGTAATTATTTTTATGATCATAATAATAAATTACCATCTGAACTGGACAAACAAATAAAATCTGCGCTTAAAAAAATAGAAAAAAGCGTTAATAAAAAATTAGGCGATAGTAAAAACCCGTTATTGGTTTCAGTCCGCAGTGGCGCTAGATTTTCTATGCCCGGCATGATGGATACGATTTTGAATTTGGGTTTGAATGATGAGAATGTGGTAAATCTAATCAAAACCACGAAAAATCCTCGATTTGTTTATGATACTTATCGCCGGTTTATTCAAATGTTCGGTAATGTGGTTTTGGGAATAGCCAAAGAACAATTCGAAGAAATCCTTACAGAAATAAAAGAAAAAAGGAATATTAAATACGACTTTGATTTAAGGGAAGATGATTTAAAAGAGATAATCAGTCAGTATAAAAAATTAATCAGAGAAATTACTAAACATGATTTACCGGTCGATGCGTATCAGCAATTAAAAATGGCGCGCGATGCCGTATTTAAAAGTTGGAACAATCCTCGGGCGCAGACTTATCGCCGTTTAAATAAAATATCCGATGATTTAGGAACGGCCGTTAATATTCAGGTTATGGTTTTTGGAAATATGGGCAACGATTGCGCAACCGGCGTCGGTTTTACAAGAAATCCGGCTACGGGCGAAAATCAATTTTATGGAGAATATTTAATTAATGCCCAGGGCGAAGATGTGGTGGCGGGAGTTAGAACGCCACAGCCAATCGCCAGTTTAGCCAAAGATATGCCGCTGGTATATAGGCAACTAAAAACAATTACTAAGCGTTTAGAAAAACATTATAAAGACGTGCAGGACTTTGAATTTACGGTAGAAAAAAATAAACTGTATATTCTACAAACTCGTACTGGTAAAAGAACAGCGCGAGCGGCCATAAAAAATGCCGTTGATATGGTAAAAGAAAAAATGATTTCCAAAGAGGTGGCTATTTTACGCGTTGAGCCGGAGCAAATTAATCAATTATTACATCCAATCTTAGATCCAAAAATTAAATCGCAAGCTATTGGACGAGGTTTGCCGGCTTCACCAGGGGCGGCAGTCGGTCATGTTGTGTTTAGTTCCGAAGAGGCAACAGCCTTAGGCGTAGATAAACCGGTAATTTTGGTGCGTACCGAAACTTGCCCCGATGATATTCACGGTATGGAAGTGGCGCAAGGAGTGTTAACCGCCAGAGGCGGTATGACCAGTCATGCGGCCGTAGTGGCCAGGGGCATGGGCCGTTGTTGCGTGGTGGGTTGTGAAGAACTGAAAGTCGATGAAAAAAATAAAAAATTTCATTTAGGTAAAAATATCGTTAATGAAGGTGATTGGCTGACGCTTGATGGCAATACCGGTCAAATTATTTTGGGAAAAGTGGCTACTGTGCAACCAACTTTAAGCGGAGAATTTGGTCAATTAATGAAATGGGTTGATGAAATTAAGCAATTAAAGGTACGAGCCAATGCCGATATGCCGCGCGATGCTAAAATGGCGCGAATATTTGGCGCTGAAGGCATTGGGCTCTGCCGAACCGAACATATGTTTTTTGACAAAGATAGACTGCCGTACATACAGGAGATGATTATTGCCGATACCGAAGAAACCAGACGAGCGGCTTTAAATAAATTATTGCCATTTCAAAAAGAAGATTTCAAGGAATTATTCAAAGAGATGAGAGGTTATCCGGTGACGGTTCGCACCCTTGATCCGCCGCTTCATGAATTTTTGCCAAAGGATCAAAAAGAAGCCAAAGAGTTATCGGAAAAAATAAAAATTTCCGAAGAAAAGATTTGGGCAAAGGCGCAAGAGCTTCACGAATTTAATCCGATGCTTGGTCATCGCGGCTGCCGGCTCGGCATCACCTACCCGGAAATTACCGAGATGCAAGTTCGGGCTATTATTTCTGCAGCCTGTGAATTAAAAAAAGAAAATATTAAGGTTGTTCCGGAAATAATGATTCCATTGGTCGGTAATGTTAACGAGCTTAAAAATCAAAAAGACGTGGTTAAAAAAATCGCCGCCGAAGTTATGAAGCAATATAAAACTAAGATTGAATATTTGGTTGGCACCATGATTGAAGTCCCGCGAGCCGCGGTAACAGCCGATCAAATTGCCCAAGAAGCGGATTTTTTCTCTTTTGGTACTAATGATTTAACGCAAATGGGGATGGGTTTTTCACGCGACGATTCAGGTAAGTTTATAAAGGTTTATTTAAATAAAAAAATTATTGCAGCCGATCCGTTTCAATCTTTAGATCAGGAGGGAATAGGGCAATTGGTAAAAATTGGCATTAATAAGGGACGAAGCGTAAAGAAAGGTTTAAAAATTGGAATTTGTGGCGAGCATGGGG
- a CDS encoding undecaprenyl-diphosphate phosphatase: protein MNLFHSIILGLIEGLTEFLPISSTGHLILASYILKISQPDFIKSFEIIIQLGAILAVVVLYWKKFLLNWQVLKKIIIAFIPTAIIGLIFYKIVKQFLLGNNLVVVLALFIGGIFIIIFEFLYREKQGATEDIEKISNKQAIALGICQSIAIIPGVSRSAATIIGGLGMGLKRKTIVEFSFLLAVPTMLAATGLDLYKSANAFLVDQIWYLLIGFIVSFVVAVVSIKFLLSFIQKNNFIAFGIYRILIATIFAIFILNL, encoded by the coding sequence ATGAATTTATTTCATTCAATCATTTTGGGTCTTATTGAAGGTCTAACTGAATTTTTGCCGATTTCATCAACCGGTCATTTGATTTTAGCTTCATATATCTTAAAAATTAGCCAGCCAGATTTCATTAAAAGCTTTGAAATTATCATTCAATTGGGAGCAATTTTGGCCGTAGTCGTGCTGTATTGGAAGAAATTTTTATTAAACTGGCAGGTACTCAAAAAAATCATTATCGCTTTTATTCCCACGGCGATTATCGGCTTAATTTTTTATAAGATCGTTAAGCAATTTTTATTAGGCAATAATTTGGTAGTTGTTTTAGCGCTCTTTATTGGTGGTATATTTATTATCATTTTCGAATTTTTGTATCGCGAAAAACAAGGAGCGACTGAAGATATTGAAAAAATTTCTAATAAGCAGGCGATAGCCTTGGGTATTTGCCAATCAATCGCTATTATCCCCGGCGTTTCCCGTTCTGCCGCGACAATTATCGGCGGCCTAGGCATGGGATTAAAACGAAAAACCATTGTCGAATTTTCGTTTTTATTGGCTGTGCCGACCATGCTGGCTGCGACAGGCCTGGATCTGTATAAAAGCGCGAATGCGTTTTTGGTCGATCAAATCTGGTATTTATTAATAGGCTTTATTGTTTCGTTTGTCGTGGCCGTTGTCAGTATAAAGTTTTTATTAAGTTTTATTCAAAAAAATAATTTTATAGCTTTCGGAATATATCGCATTTTAATCGCCACAATCTTCGCGATCTTTATTTTGAATCTATAA
- a CDS encoding DUF805 domain-containing protein gives MKYYLMVIRNYLGFSGRASRKEYWNFVLWNFIIGVLLGIIAAIIGDKDRIINLLYGLAVLTPSLAVGARRLHDINFSGWWLLLGLIPFIGAIILAIFALKNSQPGDNKYGSSPKVALITTENKAD, from the coding sequence ATGAAATATTACCTAATGGTCATTAGGAATTATCTGGGTTTTAGCGGTCGCGCGAGCAGAAAGGAGTATTGGAATTTTGTTCTGTGGAATTTTATTATCGGTGTTTTGCTCGGCATCATCGCAGCTATAATAGGCGATAAAGATAGAATAATTAATCTTTTGTATGGTTTAGCAGTGTTAACGCCGAGTTTAGCGGTGGGTGCGCGCAGGCTTCATGATATTAATTTTAGCGGTTGGTGGCTGCTTCTTGGCTTGATTCCTTTTATCGGAGCTATTATTTTAGCTATCTTTGCTTTAAAAAATAGTCAACCTGGCGATAATAAGTATGGTTCAAGCCCAAAAGTAGCATTAATAACAACAGAGAATAAGGCAGATTAA